Proteins from one Vibrio coralliirubri genomic window:
- the hutZ gene encoding heme utilization protein HutZ: MEQQVKQERLQGRLGPEIKEFRQERRTLQLATVDEEGRPNVSYAPFVQNQEGYFVLISDIARHARNLKANPQVSLMMIEDEESSKQLYARKRLTFDAQASVVERETELWTQVIGQMQERFGEIIDGLSQLQDFSLFNLKAENGLFVKGFGQAYQVSGDDLVDFVHLQEGHKKVSNE; the protein is encoded by the coding sequence ATGGAACAGCAAGTAAAACAAGAACGTCTACAAGGTCGCCTAGGTCCAGAAATTAAAGAGTTTCGCCAAGAGCGCCGCACCCTTCAACTTGCAACGGTTGATGAAGAAGGTCGCCCGAACGTAAGTTACGCACCTTTCGTTCAGAACCAAGAAGGTTACTTTGTTCTAATTTCTGATATTGCTCGTCATGCTCGTAACTTGAAAGCGAACCCTCAGGTCTCTTTGATGATGATTGAAGACGAAGAGAGCTCGAAGCAGCTTTATGCACGTAAGCGTTTAACGTTTGATGCCCAAGCAAGTGTTGTGGAGCGTGAAACTGAACTTTGGACTCAAGTGATTGGCCAGATGCAAGAGCGTTTTGGTGAAATCATTGATGGTTTGAGTCAACTTCAAGACTTCTCTCTATTCAACCTTAAAGCAGAGAACGGCCTGTTCGTTAAAGGCTTTGGTCAGGCATACCAAGTGTCAGGCGACGATCTGGTGGATTTCGTTCACCTGCAAGAAGGCCACAAAAAAGTATCTAACGAATAA
- a CDS encoding ATP:cob(I)alamin adenosyltransferase, with the protein MKPVSRDWDEFCYPFIYEDSPICDFEILSDELCCRVGLVLSLELEPQVREILQRLQPNIYHLNGSVRGKLAITESELVELKQDYHRIREQLEGGFKGFVLPGGHRVSSELHLCRCQAKKVVRALVSIEHHESKKSPDPILFKYANLVANTLYALASFTNHVNEVEEVEFVSKSYSMPKKKD; encoded by the coding sequence GTGAAACCAGTAAGTCGAGATTGGGACGAGTTTTGTTATCCGTTTATCTATGAAGACAGCCCTATCTGTGATTTTGAGATTTTGTCGGATGAACTTTGTTGCCGAGTTGGATTGGTGTTGTCTTTAGAGCTAGAGCCTCAGGTTCGTGAGATCCTGCAACGCTTGCAGCCAAACATCTACCATTTGAATGGCTCTGTGCGCGGTAAGCTTGCCATCACCGAATCTGAATTGGTTGAGCTCAAGCAAGATTATCATCGTATCCGCGAGCAGTTAGAAGGGGGTTTTAAAGGCTTTGTCTTACCCGGTGGGCACCGAGTGTCTAGTGAACTTCACTTGTGTCGTTGTCAGGCTAAGAAAGTTGTGCGAGCTTTGGTGAGTATTGAACATCATGAAAGCAAAAAGTCGCCAGACCCGATTCTTTTTAAATACGCCAACCTAGTGGCGAACACTCTCTATGCATTGGCCTCTTTTACCAATCATGTAAATGAAG